A region of the Rhizobium binae genome:
GCCCTGGGAGCTGGAATCGCTCGATCCCCGCGTCCGCTCGCGCCTGCAGGGCGGTGTGGCGATCGAACTCGACGCACCGGATTACGAAATGCGTCTCGAAATCCTCAAGCGGCGCCTTGCGGCCGCCCGTCAGGAGGATCCGTCGCTGGAAATTCCGGCCGATCTGCTCCAGCACGTCGCCCGCAACATCACGGCCAGCGGCCGCGAACTTGAAGGCGCCTTCAACCAGCTGATCTTCCGCCGCTCCTTCGAGCCGAACCTGTCGATCGAGCGTGTCGACGAACTGCTCGCCCATCTCGTCGGTTCCGGCGAGCCGCGCCGCGTGCGCATCGAGGATATCCAGCGCATCGTCGCCCGGCATTACAATGTCTCGCGCCAGGAACTGGTCTCCAATCGCCGCACCCGCGTCATCGTCAAGCCGCGCCAGATCGCCATGTATCTGTCGAAGACCCTGACGCCGCGCTCCTTCCCCGAGATCGGCCGCCGCTTCGGCGGGCGTGATCACACGACCGTGCTGCATGCCGTGCGTAAGATCGAGGAGCTGATTTCGGGAGACACCAAGCTTTCGCACGAAATCGAGCTGCTGAAGCGGCTGATCAACGAATAATTGGTGGATTTCCGAGGACATTCGACGGCCGGGAGCGATTCCGGCCGTTTTCATTTATAAGCTTTTTATTCTATACCTCCGCCCATCCCGTGCATGTCCGATTTGAAGCGGCGCGCATCGGAAAAAAACGAAAGCGCCGAACCCGGCGCGTGGGAGGATATGCATGAGTTTCAAGAAGATTGCCGTTCTCGGCCTGGGCAAGGTCGGACGGCTGGCGGCGACGCTGTTGCATGAAGGCGGCTTCGAGGTCATCGGCGTCGATGCGCAATTGCCGCTGGGCGATCTGCCCTTCCGGTGCCGCACCGGCGATATTTCCGACGCTCAGGTGATTGGCGAACTGCTCTCCACTGTCGAGGCGGTGCTCTCCTGCCTTCCCTACCATCTGAACATCGAACTGGCCCGTGCCGCCCATCTTGCCGGCATCCATTATTTCGATCTGACCGAAGACGTTCCCACCACCAATTTCATCATCGAACTGTCGAAGACGGCCCGCGGCCTGATGGCGCCGCAATGCGGCCTGGCGCCGGGCTTCGTCGGCATCGTCGGCGCAAGCCTTGCCGACGGCTTCGATCGCTGCCGCTCGATCCGCATGCGCGTCGGCGCCCTGCCGCAGCATCCGACCGGCCTTCTCGGTTATGCCTTCAACTGGTCGCCGGAGGGCGTCGTCAACGAATATCTGAATGATTGCGAGGTCATTGAGGGCGGTGTGCGCAAGCTGGTCTCGCCGATGGAATGGCATGAGACGGTCTATGTCGGTGGCGTCAAGCTCGAAGCCTTCACCACCTCAGGCGGTCTTGGCACCATGTGCGACACCATGCTCGCCAAGATCGACAATCTCGACTACAAGACCATGCGCTACCCCGGCCATATGGAGCTGATGAACTTCTTCTTCCATGAGCTGCTGATGCGCGACAAGCGTAAGCTCGCCGGCGAGATCCTGACCAACGCCAAGCCGCCTGTTGAAGATGATGTCGTCTATGTCCATGTCGCCGCCGAGGGGACGGAGAACGGCAGCCTGCGCCGCAAGGAATTCGTGCGCGCCTATTATCCGATCGAGATTGCCGGCGCCCGCCGCACGGCGATCGCCTGGACGACCTCGGCTTCGGTCGTCGCCGTCATCGAGATGGTCCGCGACGGGCTGCTGCCGGCGACCGGTTTCCTGCACCAGGAGCATATTCCGCTGGAGATGTTCTTGAAGACGCCGACCGGAAGCCTGTTCAAGGCGGACGCCACCAGCCACAAGTGAGCATGCTTTCCAGCGCGGATGGCGACATCGCCGCCGCGCTGGAAACAATTCATTGTCCTGATATCAGCAGGCGAGATCGGCGACGACCGAATCGAGGATCAGCATGCCCGCTGGTGTGCAGCGCAGCCGTGAATTGCCGATCCGCTCGATGAATTTGTGTTCGAGCAGAAACTCCTCGCGCTTCGGGTCGAGCTCGCGGCCGGAAAGCTGCTGCCAGCGGGCGAGATCGACACCTTCGCGCAGCCGCAGCCCCATCAGCAGCAGTTCGTCGGACTGTTCCTCATAGCCGAGCCGTTCCTCGTCGAGAATGCCGTGCCCGTCCCGCTCGACCATCTCGAGCCAGGCTTCCGGCTTGCGCTCGGTCGCCGTCGCAATTTTTTCGCGGCCGCGTGTCAGCCGGCCGTGCGCGCCCGGGCCGATGCCGGCATAATCGCCGTAACGCCAGTAGGTCAGATTGTGCCGGCTTTCCGCACCCGGCCGGGCGTGGTTGGAGACCTCGTAGGCGGGCATGCCCTCACGCGCGGTAATCTCCTGCGTCGCCTCGTAGAGCACAGCCGATCGCTCGCCATCCGGCACGATCAGCTTGCCCGCCTTGTGCAGGCCGTAGAACGGCGTGCCTTCCTCGATGGTCAGCTGATAGAGCGACAGATGGTCGACCGCATAGGAGATCGCCTGCTTCAGCTCGCTTTCCCATTCCTCGACCGTCTGGTCGGGCCGGGCATAGATGAGATCGAAGGACATGCGCGGAAAAATGTCGCGCGCCAGCCGGATCGCCTTCAGCGCATCGGCGACGTCATGCAGCCGGCCGAGAAATTTCAGGTCCCGGTCGTTCAGCGCCTGCACGCCGAGCGACACGCGATTGACGCCGGCTGCCCGGTAACCGCGGAAGCGCTCGGCCTCGACGCTGGAAGGATTGGCCTCCATGGTGATCTCGATACCATCGGGCACGTGCCAGTGCCGGGCAATACCCTGGAGAATGGCGTCGACGGTTTCCGGCTTCATCAGCGAGGGCGTGCCGCCGCCGAGGAAGATGCTCGTCACGGTCTTCGGCCCGCTGATTGCCCGCACCGCCGCCATCTCCTTCAGGAAGGCGGCGGCAAACCGCTCCTGATCCACCGGCTGGTGGCGCACATGGCTGTTGAAGTCGCAATAGGGACACTTCGCCGCGCAGAAGGGCCAATGGGCATAGACGCCGAAGCCGGGCTCGCCGGTATCGGGCAGCAGCGCCGCATCGCGCGGGGAGCCTGGCATGTCGAAATTGTCCACGTGGTGACCTTATGCCTCCAGGCAGGTTTCGACAAAGAGTTTGAAGGCGCGCGCCCGGTGCGACAGCGCCTGCGGCTTGCCGATATTCCAGCCGTGTTTTTCCTCGCCGCTCATCTCGCCGAAGGTAACGCCGTAGCCCTCCGGCTGGAAGACCGGATCGTAGCCGAAGCCCTGGGTGCCGCGCGGCGGCCAGACGACATTGCCTTCCACTTCGCCGCGGAAGAGTTCGGTATGCCCGTCCGGCCAGGC
Encoded here:
- the hemW gene encoding radical SAM family heme chaperone HemW; translated protein: MDNFDMPGSPRDAALLPDTGEPGFGVYAHWPFCAAKCPYCDFNSHVRHQPVDQERFAAAFLKEMAAVRAISGPKTVTSIFLGGGTPSLMKPETVDAILQGIARHWHVPDGIEITMEANPSSVEAERFRGYRAAGVNRVSLGVQALNDRDLKFLGRLHDVADALKAIRLARDIFPRMSFDLIYARPDQTVEEWESELKQAISYAVDHLSLYQLTIEEGTPFYGLHKAGKLIVPDGERSAVLYEATQEITAREGMPAYEVSNHARPGAESRHNLTYWRYGDYAGIGPGAHGRLTRGREKIATATERKPEAWLEMVERDGHGILDEERLGYEEQSDELLLMGLRLREGVDLARWQQLSGRELDPKREEFLLEHKFIERIGNSRLRCTPAGMLILDSVVADLAC
- a CDS encoding saccharopine dehydrogenase family protein, encoding MSFKKIAVLGLGKVGRLAATLLHEGGFEVIGVDAQLPLGDLPFRCRTGDISDAQVIGELLSTVEAVLSCLPYHLNIELARAAHLAGIHYFDLTEDVPTTNFIIELSKTARGLMAPQCGLAPGFVGIVGASLADGFDRCRSIRMRVGALPQHPTGLLGYAFNWSPEGVVNEYLNDCEVIEGGVRKLVSPMEWHETVYVGGVKLEAFTTSGGLGTMCDTMLAKIDNLDYKTMRYPGHMELMNFFFHELLMRDKRKLAGEILTNAKPPVEDDVVYVHVAAEGTENGSLRRKEFVRAYYPIEIAGARRTAIAWTTSASVVAVIEMVRDGLLPATGFLHQEHIPLEMFLKTPTGSLFKADATSHK